CAAAGTGAACGCCTTCTAAATCCATTCCCGGAAGTTTTGGAGCAATTGGCGTTGAACCTGTTGCCAAAATCAACTTATCGTAGTCTACGACAGACTCTTGATGATTTGCATCTTCGTAATAAACTTTTTTATTGTCAAAGTCTACGCGTTTTACATCAGTTTGCATGTGAATATCGGCACCCTTAGCTGCAAAAGCTTCTTTGTTTGTATAAAACAATTGATCAGAAGAATCAATCTGGTGCCCTACCCACAATGCTGTACCGCATCCAAGATAACTCAAGTTTGTATTGCGATCCAATATTGTTACCTGATTCTCAGGATAATTATCCAACAATGTATTTGCTGCAGCAATCCCTGCATGGTTTGCACCAATTAAAACAACTTTACTCATAACATAGCCTCCTTGTGATTCGGTATCACTCTTTTCATCATACCGTTGAGAATTTAATGCATGTGTAATTTGTGTGATGTATGAAGTCTATTTTAACATAACTGCTATTCAAAACTTTAATATGGCAATTGATAGTGATAATCAATTGTAAATTCACAAAAAAGAATAGGTTTCCCTATTCTAAACATCAATCTCGACCATAACTGGACAATGATCACTTCCAATAACATGATCATAGATTTCAGCATCTTTAATCTTATCCTTTAACTTCTCAGAAACTACAAAGTAGTCAATACGCCACCCAGCATTGCGACTGCGCGCATTGAATCGGTAGCTCCACCATGAGTATCGATCGGTGACGTCACCATGAATGAAACGGAACGAATCCACAAATCCATCATTCAAGAGATTGTTAAACTGCGCACGTTCTTGATCTGAAAATCCTGGATTCTTACGATTTGCTGATGGATTCTTTAAGTCAATTTCATTGTGAGCAACATTCAAGTCCCCACAGAGAACAACAGGTTTTACGCTATCGAGAGCCGAAAGGTAGGCGCGGAAGTCATCTTCCCATGTCATTCGATAATCGATGCGTTTTAAATCCTGTTGCGAATTTGGTGTATAAACACAAACCAAATAGAATGATTCATATTCACAGGTGATGACGCGACCTTCTTGATCGTGATCATCAATGCCAATGCCATAGGATACATTGATAGGTTCCGTACGACTGAACACTGCGGTTCCAGAATAACCCTTTTTTACTGCGTAGTTATAATAGGCATGATACCCCTCTGGCTCATAATCGAGTTGTCCTGCTTGCATTTTTGTTTCTTGTAAGCAAAGCACATCTGTATCCAAGTCCTTAAATATACCCACAAAGTCCTTATTCATAACGGCACGTAGCCCATTAACATTCCATGATACTAATTTCATTTTTACTGCCTCCACATTTCACTAAAGGGAATAAACTCAACCCTTGAACTTAACTCCTTCGCCTTTTGTCGTTGAACTTTGATATCCCCGCCACTTGCTGTGTTTAAGGATTCTCGGTCGAGCATGGTATGGACATAGACCATTTTCTTAATCAAGTACCACGACGCAATCGCTTCATGAATGCGCGTTGCTCGGCCTGACGGCTCTATTTCAAAGCTTTCGCGTAATGTCTCCACTCGCTCACGACTTGTGGCTACCGCTACTTCGCCAAGATTTTCGATTGAGCCAATACGGCGTCTGTCTTGTTCTCTTTGAAGTACAGGAGCGATGTTTCCTTTTTCCAACATGAGTCGGTATAACTCCACAACTGTAGTTTCGTCATCAAATGTTAAGACGAGTACATTGTTGCGATAACGTTCTAATAGTGCGCCTTGCTCAGTAAGACAATAGAAGATTCCCTTTGCTTCAAGATAATTACGATCCACAAGTAGAATTGCAAACTCATGATCATCACCTTGAGAATAAAGAATGACGGGTGCCTTAATGTACCACTTTGGTATTTTAAAGATATCTTTATAGCTGATAATTTTATTCGCTATTAAATCTTTATTGATAAACACACTAAAGTTAATCATAATTCGACACGAATCATCCATCGCTGCAATGCTTTGATACAATGCATCATGAGGGTGATTCTCTACATTCAAATAATCCTCGAGATATCCGTTAAATTCACATTCTTTTGCGCCGGCGCGAAAGTCTTTAACGTCCTTTAAAACGCTTACTAAGCTCATACTAGTCCCCCCTATATGTTTCTTCTATTTTGACATATTTTACAAACTTTTGAAAGTAGTCCACACTCGAGTTGCAATATGTTCTATAATTATAGAATAGGGGGACATACTATGCGAAAAACTTACATAACCACCTCATCACTCATCGATGAATTTAAACAAACATTACTCCAGGGAAATTCATATGTCATGGGAACTTCAGTTCGCAATTTTGATTTCACTTTTAATGAAGCAATTCTGGACCAGAACGCGTTGGAAGTAACCTGTTTTAATATGTTACAAACCTTACAATTCGATAAAATTGCAGCTGTTTTAAAGTTCCCTAAAACCATTCAATCTTTGATTGCGTTAATCAAAGAATTAGACTGCTATGGTATTTCCTTGTCAGCACTTCCTCAAAAGACACCATTACAACAAGAAATTGCTTTAGCCTTGGAAAGTATACGTCCACTTATTCCTGCTCCTCAACTAAAGCGTTCCGTACAGTATCAAGCAGTCGCCGCTGGCCTTTCTTATCATCATACTTTTTTCTTAAAGCGTCACGATGTACCCTTTATAATCCAACACACATCAAAACCATCTTCCATACGGTTCAAGGTTGCTTTGAACATCCGTTCTGAGATTGAAGCCGTTGCACAAGATTTGCTCACCCATAAGATTACAGACGCTGTAATCGCGGTCCCCAATTTAACAGCACGAAAACCACTTATCGAATCTGTCTTTGCACGGTATGATTTGAATTTAGTGTTGCAAGACCGCACAACAACAATGGTAAAATCACAATACTTAAGTATTATCAATGTTGCGCAAAAGCGTTCGATCAGCGCCATCATTACATTGATTGAAGCCAATCCACTTGGGTTACGTTACATTGACGATCTGGTTTACTATATTCGTCATTTTGAGATTGATAACACAACTATTCTTGAGCCCTTTTATTACGCTCATGAAATTCAAGGTTACGAGGAGATATATCGCGTTCGAGAACGCATTGCAGATGATGTCGCCGTCTTGCAAGCGTTCCTGGAAAATCTCCTTTCCCTTTCATACCAAGACGTTATTGCTTTTGCCTACGATACGCTTTATGAAAACAGCACCAATGATTTATCAAAAATTAAGGCTTTCCTTGAAAGCAACTACCATCTCTATGCAGAGTCTACACACGAATTTTTCTTAGCACATTTTGATACAATTGGAACTGACATTAAAAGTAACGGAACGATTCGCGTGGTCGACATCAAAAACCTCCCGCTCACCCCTCCAGATCATTTGTATGTTCTTGACCTCAGTGCAAAAAATTTCCCCGCAATTCCTTCACGAACAGGCATTTTGGATGAGTCGTATGTTGGTGCTATCGCAGGATTTCCTAGTTTGGATGTGCGTACGCAACACGACTTGGACAACCAAGCACGTATCTTTAATCATGCAACACATCTCACACTCTCTTATAACGCCGCAACCTACGAAGGAAAAAGCCATGAAGTATCGTATCCTGTAGCGCAGTTTTGTGATGAAAACAACATCTCCCTTTCTTCTTGGAATTTGATTCAAGTTCATGATCGGGAAATCAGTACTCGCCATCTCGATCCAAAGATTGCATCTCAAGTATACCTGCGTGACGGTGCTATAGTAGGATCGATTTCATCCTTTCAAATGTACCTTCAAGACCCTTATAACTTCTTCATTGAACGTGCTTTGGGGCTACGCGAACCAGAGAAGTTCACTTTTGATGCCCGTATCATTGGAACCATCAATCATGCGTTAATGGAAGCGACACACAACATCACAAACCAAGATCCATGGACCAATATTGCCGCTGTTTTCCCAAAAGACTCCAATCGCATTGCGATGATTAAAAGACGCAATGATGCCTTAATGGAACTAAACATCCCCTTAATTCTCGAATCCATTGCGAATACTGATTTTCAAGTCCATGCTCTCGAGGAGCGTTTCTCAACACACGACCTTTTTGAAGCGGTTCATTTGCGCGGCATTATAGACCGTATTGACATGAACGATTCGCATCTATTAGTGGTTGACTACAAATCATCCGCATTAAGCCTCAGTCAGCCGGCAGTCAAAGCAGGTGAACAATTGCAATTGCTCACGTATGCAATGATTGCGGAACGACGCTACAACAAACCTGTACTCGGAGTCTTTTACTTTGGATTCCGAAATCGCAATATTAATACAAACTATGCAAAGTATAGCTTTGCACAGGGAATTGTGGTGGATGACAGTGATTATGAAGTTCTGTGGATGAAAGACAAGAAATACAGTGGTTGGATGTTTGATCGTCCTGGCGATCATTTTGACACTGATACATTCTACGGTGGTCTGAGAATGACAAAAGCAGGAATGTCATTATGGAAGCGCGAATTTGATATGAATAAAGTGCGACCATTGCTTACCTCAATATATAAAGACTTAAGTACCAATATTCTAAATGGTATTCTCGATAAAGATGCCATCATTATTAACAGCGATCCAACACTTGATTTACGGAAGGAGGACGAGGATAAATGACAACGTTTAATCCCCAACAACAGCTCGCAATTGATGCACTAAACCAAAATGTCGTTGTTTCCGCTTCAGCTGGAGCTGGTAAGACTACAGTTTTAATAGCCCGACTTATGAAGCGAATCATCACCGATGGTGTACGCATTGATCAGATTTGTGCCATGACCTTTACAGAGGCTGCTGCTTCTGAGATGAAGACACGGCTGCTTGCCGCGCTAAACGACGAGTACAATGCACGCCATGATGCATTTATTGCGGAGCAAATTGCCTTGGTTGAGACCGCTCAAATTTCAACAATCCATTCCTTTTGCCTTACCATCATAAAGAATTATGGGTATATCTTGGGTATTAACCCCAGTCGGACCGAAAACATTATGGATAACGCGGCTGTAACGCTACTTCAAAACGAAGCTTTAGAGTCCACATTGACGCAATGGTTAGCAATCAAACCACGGCAGACACAGCGCTTGCTTGATATTTTTTCGACCAACCCAATCGATTTTGCTTCGTTGAACAATGCGATTAAAACCTGTGCAAATTGGCTTCTTAGCAAGAAACACCCACATCTTGAGATGAAATCCGTGACCCAAACTTACAATGTACAATCCTTCGAGCAACTTCCAAGTCTTTACAAGGATGCGTTTTTTCACCGCTATGCGCTTGCAATTATGGATATCAAGAGTGCCATTCAAGCGATTATTGCTGTTTCCGATTCAAGTTATGATGCCAACGACAAAAAACAAGCCAAATACTTTGAACAGTCCGCGCATTTGAATCAAGTTTTTGGAAGACTTCTTGAGATTGAACATCTTGTCTTAAATAAAGACATTGCTTTTTATGATGAATTTTCACCTTTGTTCGACTTCAAAATTGCCGCTGATTCAAAAAACGATGATTATACAACAGCCCGAAACCAGCTTGCAGACGCCATCAATGCCATCATTGTAGAGCATGCACCCATGGACCAACGCATCCATTTACTTAACAAACAACTCCCCGATATTCTTGATCTTCTTGAAATAACGGATGATTATATTGTGGAATATCGACGGTTGAAGGTTGAACAAAACTGTCTTGATTTTAGTGACTTTGAATCCTTGGCTCTTGAAATACTGAGTGTCAACCACGGTGAAATTGCGCAACTCATTCAACCTCACTATCTTGAAATCATGGTCGATGAATTTCAAGATACCAATGAGTACCAAGATGAAATTATTCGCCTTGTCTCAAATGGAAAGAATATTTTCCGCGTTGGTGATATCAAGCAGTCCATTTATCGCTTCCGTGGTGCCATGCCAGGCATTATGCAAGCACTGATGCATGATCAAGAAACGATGAATTTGTATCTCTCTTTCAATTATCGTTCAAAAAAAGACATTGTCGACTACAACAACTATGTCTTCGATAAACTCATGAATATTACGCAAGGAATCACCTATACCGAGCACGACCATGTCAATGTTGGTATTCCAGCACAGTCGGAAGACTCACACCCTGTTGAGTTTCTCATCGCCGAACGTGGCGATACGTATCACGAGAATGATAGCAATCAACAGCGCGCTGCCCTTATTGCCCAGGAAATAATTGCCTACTCAAAAAAAGGCTATGCATTTCGCGATATGGTCATCCTCGTTCGATCACACGCGAGTAAAGCATTCCTTAAGGAAGCGTTTGTTGCCGCCAACATTCCACACTATATTGATGATCAAAGCGGTTTCTATCAATCAGAAGTTATTGCCGATATCCTGCACATCTTAAACTACGCGTTGAATCAACATGACTTTTATCTTGTTCATGTTTTAAAATCTGTATTTATCGGATATTCCGATGACCAAATCGCTTTATTGAAACTCAGTGATGAACCATCCATTCGTGAGGCTTT
The window above is part of the Erysipelothrix sp. HDW6C genome. Proteins encoded here:
- a CDS encoding exodeoxyribonuclease III, with translation MKLVSWNVNGLRAVMNKDFVGIFKDLDTDVLCLQETKMQAGQLDYEPEGYHAYYNYAVKKGYSGTAVFSRTEPINVSYGIGIDDHDQEGRVITCEYESFYLVCVYTPNSQQDLKRIDYRMTWEDDFRAYLSALDSVKPVVLCGDLNVAHNEIDLKNPSANRKNPGFSDQERAQFNNLLNDGFVDSFRFIHGDVTDRYSWWSYRFNARSRNAGWRIDYFVVSEKLKDKIKDAEIYDHVIGSDHCPVMVEIDV
- a CDS encoding exodeoxyribonuclease V subunit beta, producing MTTFNPQQQLAIDALNQNVVVSASAGAGKTTVLIARLMKRIITDGVRIDQICAMTFTEAAASEMKTRLLAALNDEYNARHDAFIAEQIALVETAQISTIHSFCLTIIKNYGYILGINPSRTENIMDNAAVTLLQNEALESTLTQWLAIKPRQTQRLLDIFSTNPIDFASLNNAIKTCANWLLSKKHPHLEMKSVTQTYNVQSFEQLPSLYKDAFFHRYALAIMDIKSAIQAIIAVSDSSYDANDKKQAKYFEQSAHLNQVFGRLLEIEHLVLNKDIAFYDEFSPLFDFKIAADSKNDDYTTARNQLADAINAIIVEHAPMDQRIHLLNKQLPDILDLLEITDDYIVEYRRLKVEQNCLDFSDFESLALEILSVNHGEIAQLIQPHYLEIMVDEFQDTNEYQDEIIRLVSNGKNIFRVGDIKQSIYRFRGAMPGIMQALMHDQETMNLYLSFNYRSKKDIVDYNNYVFDKLMNITQGITYTEHDHVNVGIPAQSEDSHPVEFLIAERGDTYHENDSNQQRAALIAQEIIAYSKKGYAFRDMVILVRSHASKAFLKEAFVAANIPHYIDDQSGFYQSEVIADILHILNYALNQHDFYLVHVLKSVFIGYSDDQIALLKLSDEPSIREALKVHDPQTYALIFDTIKRWRSEDIVTIIKDIILMNNTYNRALSLQDKTNVDFLLDKASHYQDTATPTLLGFIRFVREFKDETSSEASPLNNEADVVTSMTIHQSKGLQFPIVFLWGMGGHTVRDHASTLLTDDRLGIALNHIEMPYRIQQKNILRSIVEYKQDHEELEESLRLLYVALTRPQKHLIMVDVVKEFRRETLTPTYLFNHRRKAELLYAASPNTTNLTIINAEDIPNESLDAKISTLSNEMFALKFDTTETTYSAVSNKPLQLHQFSQEGMAFGTILHEAVETLPHRVWTDEDLSDFAPVFRKRLLAYNQNPFTQSLYAFPTIEHEMPFIDSAGEGIIDFYALNSSEVVIVDFKSDNATAEELVSRYRDQIEGYVAVMTKQYPNLKTRSYIYSFNSNSYIQITS
- a CDS encoding PD-(D/E)XK nuclease family protein, encoding MRKTYITTSSLIDEFKQTLLQGNSYVMGTSVRNFDFTFNEAILDQNALEVTCFNMLQTLQFDKIAAVLKFPKTIQSLIALIKELDCYGISLSALPQKTPLQQEIALALESIRPLIPAPQLKRSVQYQAVAAGLSYHHTFFLKRHDVPFIIQHTSKPSSIRFKVALNIRSEIEAVAQDLLTHKITDAVIAVPNLTARKPLIESVFARYDLNLVLQDRTTTMVKSQYLSIINVAQKRSISAIITLIEANPLGLRYIDDLVYYIRHFEIDNTTILEPFYYAHEIQGYEEIYRVRERIADDVAVLQAFLENLLSLSYQDVIAFAYDTLYENSTNDLSKIKAFLESNYHLYAESTHEFFLAHFDTIGTDIKSNGTIRVVDIKNLPLTPPDHLYVLDLSAKNFPAIPSRTGILDESYVGAIAGFPSLDVRTQHDLDNQARIFNHATHLTLSYNAATYEGKSHEVSYPVAQFCDENNISLSSWNLIQVHDREISTRHLDPKIASQVYLRDGAIVGSISSFQMYLQDPYNFFIERALGLREPEKFTFDARIIGTINHALMEATHNITNQDPWTNIAAVFPKDSNRIAMIKRRNDALMELNIPLILESIANTDFQVHALEERFSTHDLFEAVHLRGIIDRIDMNDSHLLVVDYKSSALSLSQPAVKAGEQLQLLTYAMIAERRYNKPVLGVFYFGFRNRNINTNYAKYSFAQGIVVDDSDYEVLWMKDKKYSGWMFDRPGDHFDTDTFYGGLRMTKAGMSLWKREFDMNKVRPLLTSIYKDLSTNILNGILDKDAIIINSDPTLDLRKEDEDK